In a single window of the Paenibacillus sp. MMS20-IR301 genome:
- a CDS encoding ABC-2 transporter permease has protein sequence MRGLLLNNYYSLQVDEASKWSKLEITFPVQRKTVIRSKYLSFITLIVTGAVFSGVTTLISFLRDNAAFRSLDLSPGYTLGFSLSVSTIAIVYPAVLKFGVEKSEMMIFVAAGSSIVIRIVVWALLGMFRENVNFNSSEVGIASLAVAVVMFAGSYLLSVRIHKNKQF, from the coding sequence ATGCGGGGACTGCTTCTCAATAATTATTATTCGCTGCAGGTGGATGAGGCTTCGAAATGGAGCAAGCTGGAGATCACTTTTCCGGTCCAAAGAAAAACGGTTATCCGCAGCAAATACCTCTCCTTCATAACGCTGATTGTAACGGGCGCTGTCTTCAGCGGAGTGACTACATTAATATCCTTTTTAAGAGATAATGCGGCCTTCCGGTCCCTGGACCTGTCACCTGGATATACCCTGGGCTTCTCGCTGTCCGTCTCGACCATTGCTATCGTCTATCCGGCGGTCCTGAAATTCGGCGTGGAGAAAAGCGAGATGATGATTTTTGTAGCGGCAGGCTCTTCTATTGTAATCCGGATTGTCGTGTGGGCGCTGCTGGGAATGTTCCGGGAGAATGTGAATTTTAACAGCAGTGAGGTCGGGATAGCTTCCCTTGCTGTTGCTGTAGTGATGTTTGCCGGTTCTTATCTGCTGTCGGTAAGGATTCACAAGAACAAGCAGTTTTAA
- a CDS encoding LysR family transcriptional regulator — MNIVQLQYFLTIQSYMSFSSAAGELCITQSALSKQIKSLESELNTLLFNRNKRSISLTPAGEEFAVYANKLLANYNEMISNMKKHELLEKGYLSIATIPVMSQYGMTSKIAGFAAMYPEIKLDLAEKENDIIVSMLRNGEVDVAFMRTNYLPEGLADVYPLAEDYLVLVVAEDHPLSPLKAVDLAQVQSQKFIFLNSTSGIYTTCMEECEKAGFTPDVLFTNSRIETIMELVAEKLGVTLLMNQVARYFDYPQLRIVPLTHPVTSTLAVVKPKNKQTTESIKTFMNYMLNSIVIYFTFSFTWHEFL, encoded by the coding sequence ATGAACATTGTACAGCTGCAGTATTTTTTGACCATTCAGAGCTATATGAGCTTCTCCAGTGCAGCCGGTGAGTTGTGCATCACCCAGTCCGCGCTGTCCAAGCAGATCAAATCTCTGGAGAGTGAACTCAACACGCTACTGTTTAACCGCAATAAACGATCCATCAGCCTTACTCCAGCCGGCGAGGAATTTGCCGTGTACGCGAACAAGCTGCTGGCAAATTACAATGAGATGATATCCAATATGAAGAAGCATGAGCTGCTGGAGAAGGGCTATCTGTCGATTGCCACGATTCCGGTTATGTCCCAATACGGGATGACTTCCAAAATTGCCGGCTTTGCCGCGATGTATCCGGAAATCAAGCTCGATCTGGCCGAGAAGGAAAATGATATCATAGTATCGATGCTCCGCAACGGCGAGGTCGATGTGGCCTTCATGCGCACAAATTATCTGCCTGAAGGACTTGCCGATGTCTATCCTCTCGCTGAAGATTACCTTGTGCTTGTGGTTGCAGAGGATCATCCGCTCTCACCGCTGAAGGCTGTGGATCTGGCACAGGTCCAATCCCAGAAATTCATCTTTCTGAACTCAACGTCCGGGATCTACACCACCTGCATGGAGGAGTGCGAAAAGGCCGGCTTCACACCTGATGTATTGTTCACTAACAGCCGGATTGAGACGATTATGGAGCTAGTAGCCGAGAAGCTTGGTGTAACCCTGCTGATGAATCAGGTCGCCCGCTATTTCGATTATCCGCAGCTGCGGATTGTACCGCTCACCCATCCGGTGACTAGTACCCTGGCGGTTGTCAAACCGAAGAATAAACAGACTACCGAAAGCATCAAAACCTTTATGAATTATATGCTGAACTCAATTGTGATCTATTTCACTTTCTCCTTCACATGGCATGAATTCCTTTAG
- a CDS encoding FAD-dependent oxidoreductase, translated as MRTNISTKLLPVLLMLVLVLSLAGCSGEGANTNTGTNSGANINTSSNETADNTEKITFKSGTYTGSADGKNGTVQVEVTFSEHKIESVKVIHFNETEGVSDASVVKIPEAIVANQSLNIDAISGATVTSDAILAAVSDCVTQAGADPLALNQEVMKKVSTEVEELTADVVVIGGGAAGMSASLRADELGLKTILLEKMTYIGGAISISGGNQVVGLSKLQQEAGVTDDSADSIVQDFQANGGNKNVTELLNLFAENVGQTTDWLNQYVGIQYDMAGGLHKLAEYSHNRELAYEAGGPGFAKQARQKVEESGVDLHLETRAEKLITDDKGAVTGVVAKDSTGKTYNITAKAVIMATGGYGNNKELLSADLKAALYYGPTSSTGDGIVMATAEGIDAGTRLMEYGKRYPNGVEVSEGIAKSTIVGNISAFKKSGILINTAGKRVVNEKSSNRSILEVELAQPEQMLYLLMDQATFDIFQPGVSEAGISQADIDSWLKNNGSIAPYFFHADTVEALAAAAGMDSAALQETVNRYNGFIKAGKDADFGRPAEYLTEQIGTGPYYLVEQKPRFATTMGGLVVNADFEVLNTSDQVISGLYAAGEVVGGVMGDDSPSGANNAWALTSGKLSAEEVVSKLK; from the coding sequence ATGCGGACTAACATCTCAACAAAACTATTGCCGGTTCTGCTTATGCTGGTGCTGGTCTTATCACTGGCAGGCTGCTCAGGAGAAGGCGCAAATACAAACACAGGTACAAATTCAGGTGCAAATATAAACACAAGCAGTAATGAAACAGCTGATAATACCGAGAAAATTACATTTAAATCCGGAACTTACACAGGCTCTGCCGACGGAAAAAATGGTACAGTCCAGGTAGAGGTGACGTTCTCCGAGCATAAGATCGAATCGGTCAAGGTCATCCATTTTAACGAAACTGAGGGTGTAAGTGATGCTTCTGTTGTGAAAATTCCCGAGGCTATCGTAGCGAACCAGTCTTTGAACATAGATGCAATCTCCGGGGCGACTGTTACCAGTGATGCTATACTCGCTGCAGTAAGTGACTGTGTAACACAAGCGGGTGCAGATCCGCTGGCTCTGAATCAAGAGGTGATGAAGAAAGTCTCGACAGAGGTTGAAGAGCTGACTGCGGATGTAGTTGTCATCGGCGGCGGCGCAGCCGGGATGTCGGCTTCACTGCGGGCAGATGAGCTGGGGCTGAAGACAATTCTGCTGGAGAAAATGACCTATATCGGCGGGGCGATCTCAATCAGCGGCGGCAACCAGGTGGTGGGATTGTCCAAGCTGCAGCAAGAAGCTGGGGTTACTGATGATAGTGCTGACAGCATCGTACAGGATTTCCAGGCTAACGGCGGCAATAAGAACGTTACAGAGCTCTTGAACCTGTTCGCTGAAAATGTAGGCCAGACTACAGATTGGCTGAATCAGTACGTCGGCATCCAGTATGACATGGCCGGCGGACTGCACAAATTAGCAGAGTACAGCCATAACCGTGAGCTGGCTTATGAAGCAGGAGGCCCGGGTTTTGCCAAGCAAGCCCGCCAGAAGGTGGAAGAATCCGGGGTGGACCTGCACCTGGAGACCAGGGCGGAGAAGCTGATTACAGATGATAAAGGTGCTGTTACAGGCGTTGTGGCGAAGGACAGCACAGGCAAAACATATAATATTACAGCCAAAGCTGTAATCATGGCAACCGGCGGCTACGGGAATAACAAGGAGCTGCTCTCTGCTGATTTGAAGGCCGCCCTGTATTACGGGCCAACCTCATCAACCGGGGACGGTATCGTGATGGCAACGGCAGAAGGCATCGATGCAGGCACCCGTCTGATGGAGTACGGGAAACGTTATCCGAATGGTGTTGAAGTGTCTGAAGGGATCGCCAAGTCTACGATTGTAGGCAACATCTCTGCATTCAAAAAAAGCGGGATTCTTATTAATACAGCCGGGAAGCGGGTGGTTAATGAGAAGTCAAGCAACCGCAGTATTCTGGAAGTTGAATTGGCCCAGCCGGAGCAAATGCTCTACCTGCTGATGGATCAGGCGACCTTTGATATTTTCCAGCCCGGAGTGAGTGAAGCGGGGATTTCCCAAGCGGATATTGACAGTTGGCTGAAGAATAACGGCTCGATAGCGCCGTATTTCTTCCATGCAGATACAGTGGAGGCGCTGGCTGCAGCAGCAGGTATGGATTCAGCCGCGCTCCAGGAGACGGTTAACCGTTACAACGGCTTCATCAAGGCAGGCAAGGATGCAGACTTCGGGCGTCCGGCGGAGTATCTGACCGAGCAAATCGGTACAGGGCCGTACTATCTGGTGGAGCAGAAGCCGCGCTTTGCGACAACCATGGGCGGACTGGTAGTCAACGCAGACTTTGAAGTGCTGAATACAAGTGATCAGGTCATCTCCGGATTGTATGCTGCCGGCGAGGTTGTCGGCGGGGTGATGGGTGACGATTCACCGTCCGGTGCGAATAATGCCTGGGCGCTGACCTCCGGCAAGCTGTCGGCAGAAGAGGTTGTCAGCAAGCTGAAATAA
- a CDS encoding alpha/beta hydrolase, translating to MPDTSAHTLGNSHYATTADGRKLHYMENGSGPVTVVFESGMGMSRSAWGLVQPLVAAHTRAVVYDRAGSGRSTPDPASRTLARMADDLECLLSRLGDGPFILVGHSWGGPVIRTAAARRPSILRGLVLIDPTDEHCGEYFTEDSVKHFAKMNTLLPLLAGSGLYRLIGARPGRVLPADVYREQRREDFTRRAAKTMVAEGAAFLEDLRGLRNDPNQLDGIDIAVISGTLITRMEQKFRPALHEAHCKSAASFARGRLIEARKSGHMIMYTEPQLIADEIVRMLPAAH from the coding sequence ATGCCGGACACTAGTGCCCACACGCTTGGGAACAGCCATTATGCTACAACCGCAGACGGACGCAAGCTGCATTACATGGAGAACGGCTCAGGTCCGGTAACTGTCGTATTCGAATCCGGCATGGGCATGTCCCGTTCTGCCTGGGGGCTGGTGCAGCCGCTTGTCGCCGCGCATACACGCGCTGTTGTCTATGACCGGGCAGGCAGCGGCCGCAGCACGCCCGACCCCGCATCAAGAACATTAGCCCGGATGGCCGATGATCTGGAGTGCCTGCTCAGCCGCCTGGGCGATGGTCCCTTCATCCTCGTTGGCCACAGCTGGGGCGGACCTGTCATCCGCACCGCTGCTGCGCGCCGCCCCTCTATCCTCCGGGGACTCGTGCTGATTGACCCGACAGATGAGCATTGCGGGGAGTATTTCACCGAGGACTCCGTGAAGCATTTCGCGAAGATGAACACGCTGCTGCCGCTGCTGGCCGGAAGCGGCCTTTACCGGCTGATAGGCGCAAGACCCGGCAGGGTGCTGCCGGCCGATGTATACAGGGAGCAGCGCCGGGAGGATTTCACGCGCCGGGCTGCGAAGACAATGGTCGCTGAAGGTGCAGCCTTCCTTGAGGATCTAAGAGGCCTTCGCAATGATCCAAACCAGCTGGACGGCATCGACATAGCCGTAATCTCAGGTACGCTGATCACCCGGATGGAGCAGAAATTCCGGCCGGCGCTGCACGAAGCCCACTGCAAGTCGGCGGCCTCCTTCGCCCGCGGCCGCCTGATTGAAGCCCGGAAATCAGGCCACATGATTATGTACACCGAACCGCAGCTCATCGCAGATGAGATTGTACGCATGCTGCCGGCAGCGCACTGA
- a CDS encoding AraC family transcriptional regulator: MNEDHLVLWDYANIQLMDIRHKWLHAGDKPVSYRFPASGYLCIVRGGAGIRLDSREYTAERFHIIHSGKGARLDIRPVHEELEYYLVLYKASLSGTAAAGIRRRYESGSPFQRQYAFAPDDPAQLLLQLQELRRLWLDPEALQRIQGKSRLYQFIYEVEKQLQRAAGSQDKEDLVTQAIRYINEFYHEPVSLSSVAGRLNYSVSYLAKQFKSRTGSSLIDYLIRVRVDKACRLLRQTDLSLQEVAASVGYPDLSYFIRIFKKTAGETPGQFRAGAASLAAGADCPTDKLRLSDAEGKREGYIGGVLENHYQYKRGDDLPMYRNTRLTLGAVMLLCLSIMLSACTPAAGNVNLVPDRAVEATAAAQTAGQESSVRSFTDSQGHEVSIPVQPRRVILQGNSIGDLLALGIEPVGVDRRFIEGSAYSEYEQTPAEDIGFPTNLEKLLALEPDLTLLGYVLDKEYDEIAKISPAVVFDQSKPLSERLPVIGEIVGKQAEAEQLLADYQAKAEVMWDELHKQGNLTEGETAVILIYYWDKTMYLMKSGGVSNLVYQPKGYKMSEQVKEIEAAPGTPFIEVSPELMHQMLIGDRLFVIFPENPDAEESFNELLNTALWQKLPSVQNGKVTFIESKWNYDDMLTSNLLLDQFPKLLGK; this comes from the coding sequence TTGAATGAAGATCATCTAGTGTTATGGGATTATGCCAACATTCAATTGATGGATATCCGCCATAAATGGCTGCATGCAGGAGACAAACCTGTCTCCTACCGGTTTCCGGCATCAGGTTACCTCTGCATTGTCCGCGGCGGAGCCGGTATACGCCTTGATAGCAGGGAATATACGGCCGAACGCTTTCATATTATTCACAGCGGTAAAGGGGCCAGGCTTGATATTCGTCCGGTGCATGAGGAGCTGGAGTATTATCTTGTATTGTATAAAGCCTCGTTGTCCGGCACGGCCGCAGCGGGTATCCGCAGGCGTTATGAGAGCGGCAGTCCGTTTCAGCGGCAATATGCGTTTGCCCCGGATGATCCGGCCCAGCTGCTGCTGCAGCTGCAGGAGCTGCGGCGCTTATGGCTGGACCCGGAAGCGCTGCAACGGATTCAGGGTAAATCCCGGTTGTATCAGTTCATCTATGAAGTAGAGAAGCAGCTTCAGCGGGCTGCGGGCTCTCAGGATAAGGAGGATCTAGTAACTCAGGCCATCCGGTACATCAATGAGTTCTACCACGAGCCCGTCAGCCTGTCATCTGTCGCCGGGCGGCTTAATTATAGCGTATCTTATTTGGCGAAGCAGTTTAAAAGCAGGACCGGCAGCAGTCTGATTGATTATCTGATCCGGGTCCGGGTCGATAAGGCTTGCCGGCTGCTCCGGCAAACGGACTTATCACTGCAGGAGGTAGCTGCTAGTGTGGGGTATCCGGACTTGTCTTATTTCATCCGCATCTTTAAGAAGACGGCCGGTGAAACGCCGGGGCAGTTCAGGGCCGGAGCGGCCAGCCTGGCAGCAGGAGCAGATTGTCCTACGGATAAGCTGAGATTGTCTGATGCAGAAGGTAAGCGTGAAGGTTATATTGGTGGTGTGCTTGAGAATCATTATCAATATAAACGGGGGGACGACTTACCTATGTACAGAAATACCAGATTAACGCTCGGTGCAGTGATGCTGCTGTGCCTGTCAATCATGCTCAGCGCCTGCACCCCTGCTGCGGGAAATGTGAATCTGGTTCCAGACCGGGCCGTTGAGGCAACAGCAGCAGCGCAAACTGCCGGCCAAGAATCCTCAGTAAGGTCATTTACAGACAGCCAGGGACATGAAGTCAGTATACCTGTTCAGCCGCGGCGGGTAATTCTTCAAGGGAACTCGATCGGAGATCTGCTTGCGCTTGGTATAGAGCCTGTCGGCGTAGACCGCAGATTCATTGAAGGTTCGGCTTATTCAGAGTATGAACAAACCCCGGCTGAGGATATCGGCTTCCCGACTAATCTGGAGAAGCTGCTCGCTCTTGAACCAGACCTCACGCTGCTTGGGTATGTGCTGGATAAGGAGTATGATGAGATTGCCAAAATTTCACCGGCGGTTGTGTTTGATCAGAGTAAGCCGCTCAGTGAACGTCTTCCTGTAATCGGGGAGATTGTCGGCAAACAGGCTGAGGCTGAACAACTGCTGGCAGATTATCAGGCGAAGGCTGAAGTTATGTGGGATGAACTGCATAAGCAGGGAAATCTCACGGAAGGCGAAACAGCTGTAATCCTGATTTATTACTGGGACAAGACGATGTATCTGATGAAGTCGGGCGGTGTCTCTAACCTGGTTTATCAGCCGAAGGGCTATAAGATGTCCGAGCAGGTTAAGGAGATTGAAGCAGCGCCGGGTACACCGTTCATCGAAGTGTCACCCGAGCTGATGCATCAGATGCTGATTGGTGACCGCCTGTTCGTAATCTTCCCTGAGAATCCTGATGCTGAAGAGTCGTTCAACGAACTGTTGAATACAGCTTTGTGGCAAAAGCTGCCTTCTGTACAAAACGGGAAGGTCACATTCATTGAGTCAAAATGGAATTATGACGATATGCTGACAAGCAATCTGCTGCTGGATCAATTCCCCAAGCTGCTGGGCAAATGA
- the gdhA gene encoding NADP-specific glutamate dehydrogenase, with translation MSTVTSVTAETTTQAVQYVQRIYAEVQQRDPQELEFHQAVKEFLDCLVPVLARHPQYMKQGILERLVEPERTITFRVPWVDDSGITRVNRGFRVQFNSAIGPYKGGLRFHPSVYLGIIKFLGFEQIFKNSLTGLPMGGGKGGSDFDPKDKSDQEVMRFTQSFMTELYRHIGADTDVPAGDIGVGAREIGYMFGQYKRIHGGHAAGVLTGKGLLYGGSLARKEATGYGCVYFVQEMLSSLRGTGFQGSRVVVSGSGNVSIYAIEKAQQLGALVVACSDSNGYIYDPEGINLDTVKKLKETNRLRISEYVKEHPHAVYTEGCRGIWSIPCDIALPCATQNELDKASAQQLILGGVQAIGEGANMPSTIEAMELFLANNVLFAPGKAANAGGVAVSGLEMSQNSMRLSWSFEEVDAKLHEIMSNIFSRTVQAAEEYGVPGNLVAGANIAGFLKVADTMIAQGIV, from the coding sequence GTGTCCACAGTTACTTCAGTTACTGCAGAAACCACTACTCAGGCTGTACAGTATGTACAGCGAATCTATGCGGAGGTTCAGCAGCGTGACCCGCAAGAGCTTGAATTCCACCAAGCCGTAAAAGAATTTCTGGATTGTCTCGTGCCCGTGCTGGCCCGGCATCCGCAATACATGAAGCAGGGTATCCTTGAACGCCTCGTCGAGCCGGAGCGCACCATCACCTTCCGCGTTCCATGGGTTGATGATTCCGGTATTACCCGGGTCAACCGCGGCTTCCGTGTACAGTTTAACAGTGCCATCGGACCTTACAAAGGCGGGCTCCGTTTCCACCCGTCCGTATACCTTGGCATCATCAAGTTCCTGGGCTTCGAGCAGATTTTCAAGAATTCTCTGACCGGCCTGCCCATGGGCGGCGGCAAGGGCGGCAGCGACTTTGATCCCAAGGACAAATCCGATCAGGAGGTTATGCGGTTCACCCAGAGCTTCATGACCGAGCTGTACCGCCACATCGGAGCAGATACGGATGTTCCTGCCGGAGATATCGGAGTCGGTGCACGCGAAATCGGTTATATGTTCGGACAATATAAGCGGATTCACGGCGGGCATGCAGCAGGCGTCCTGACCGGTAAAGGACTTCTGTACGGCGGCAGCCTGGCGCGTAAGGAAGCCACCGGATACGGCTGTGTATACTTTGTACAGGAAATGCTGTCCTCCCTGCGCGGTACGGGCTTCCAGGGCAGCCGGGTAGTCGTCTCCGGTTCGGGGAACGTCTCCATCTACGCCATCGAGAAAGCTCAGCAGCTCGGCGCACTGGTAGTTGCGTGCAGTGATTCGAACGGTTATATCTATGATCCGGAGGGCATTAATCTGGATACGGTCAAAAAATTAAAAGAAACGAATCGCCTGCGGATCAGCGAATATGTGAAAGAGCATCCGCATGCGGTATATACGGAGGGCTGCCGCGGAATCTGGAGTATCCCTTGCGATATTGCCTTGCCTTGTGCAACCCAGAATGAGCTGGACAAAGCTTCCGCTCAGCAGCTGATACTTGGCGGAGTCCAGGCGATTGGTGAAGGTGCCAATATGCCTTCAACAATTGAAGCTATGGAGCTGTTCCTGGCCAATAATGTACTATTCGCTCCCGGCAAGGCGGCCAATGCAGGCGGTGTGGCTGTATCCGGACTTGAGATGAGCCAGAACAGCATGCGGCTCTCCTGGAGCTTTGAAGAGGTAGATGCCAAGCTGCACGAGATTATGAGCAATATCTTCAGCAGAACTGTACAGGCAGCTGAAGAATACGGGGTTCCGGGCAATCTTGTCGCCGGAGCCAACATTGCCGGCTTCCTGAAGGTAGCCGACACCATGATCGCTCAAGGCATTGTCTAA
- a CDS encoding MFS transporter has product MARSFFPRLQGNSRGCLAFEPFFLIPFSMFSTYATLYMYELGLTEVNIGWITTIGLIVQVLSSLVSGYLTDRMGRKRAILYFDLLSWSLATLLWAFSQNLWFFVAAAVINGFQRVPHIAFYCLIVEDTRPADRTYVFTLLQIISVIGGLFAPLGGLLVNQYGMVQGMRIMYVLAFLFMTFQFTGRHLTTRETEAGIKKRQETRELGLRQSLAEYGGAFRELWAERNLLLIFAVYILFNFQATLKTTYLPLYLADYLKLNSGILSLFPAVSSVIMLLTLWLLMPKIPDQSANRSMMAGFGLSALSNIMLVLYPSSSLLWIGLSTILAAVGLMISSPYLEAAVQNAIDDEKRAKVFSTLSVLILLFTAPAGIIGGWAYKLDPRIPVWLVTAAFAGSCLLLYVYRKRTGRMDQTTHQAGAGV; this is encoded by the coding sequence ATGGCACGTTCTTTCTTCCCGAGACTGCAGGGCAACAGCCGCGGCTGCCTGGCCTTTGAGCCCTTCTTTCTCATCCCCTTCAGCATGTTCTCGACCTATGCTACGCTGTATATGTACGAGCTTGGGCTGACCGAAGTGAATATCGGCTGGATTACGACCATCGGGCTGATAGTACAGGTACTCTCCTCACTGGTCAGCGGATATTTAACAGACCGGATGGGACGCAAACGGGCGATCCTGTATTTTGACCTGCTGAGCTGGAGCCTGGCGACACTGCTATGGGCATTTTCCCAGAACCTGTGGTTTTTTGTGGCCGCTGCGGTGATTAACGGATTCCAGCGTGTTCCGCATATCGCTTTCTACTGTCTGATTGTTGAAGATACCCGGCCCGCCGACCGGACCTATGTGTTCACCCTGCTGCAGATCATCAGTGTAATCGGCGGTTTGTTCGCTCCGCTCGGAGGCCTGCTGGTCAATCAGTATGGCATGGTCCAAGGGATGCGGATCATGTACGTGCTGGCCTTTCTGTTCATGACCTTCCAGTTCACCGGCCGGCATCTGACAACCCGTGAGACGGAAGCAGGCATTAAGAAACGGCAGGAGACGCGCGAGCTGGGGCTCCGGCAGAGCCTGGCCGAATATGGCGGCGCTTTCCGTGAGCTGTGGGCGGAGCGCAATCTGCTGCTGATCTTCGCCGTGTACATCCTGTTTAACTTCCAGGCGACGCTGAAGACCACCTATCTTCCTCTCTATCTGGCGGACTATCTGAAGCTGAACAGCGGGATTCTCTCCTTGTTCCCGGCCGTTTCTTCGGTCATCATGCTGCTGACCCTGTGGCTGCTTATGCCCAAAATTCCCGACCAGAGCGCAAACCGTTCCATGATGGCCGGATTCGGGCTCTCCGCTCTATCGAATATAATGCTCGTGCTGTACCCCTCGTCCAGCCTGCTGTGGATCGGCCTCAGTACTATATTGGCCGCAGTGGGTCTCATGATCAGCTCCCCTTATCTGGAAGCGGCGGTCCAGAATGCCATTGATGATGAGAAACGGGCCAAAGTCTTCTCGACGCTGTCCGTGCTGATCCTGCTGTTCACGGCACCTGCCGGCATCATCGGGGGCTGGGCATACAAGCTGGACCCGCGGATTCCTGTATGGCTGGTTACAGCAGCCTTTGCCGGCTCCTGCCTCCTGCTGTATGTGTACCGCAAGCGGACGGGCCGGATGGACCAGACTACGCATCAGGCCGGAGCCGGTGTTTAA
- a CDS encoding diaminopimelate dehydrogenase: protein MSSLIRVGIVGYGNLGKGVQQAIRQNPDMELTAIFTRRDPQQLAEITGAATEHISAAEQYTDKIDVMILCGGSATDLPEQTPQLARLFNTVDSFDTHAKIPEFFSEVDQAALAGGTVSVISTGWDPGMFSMNRLLMQSILPEGEDYTFWGTGVSQGHSDAIRRVPGVKAGVQYTVPVQDVIDRIRSGETPQLSTREKHHRECYVVAEEGADHAEITRLIVEMPNYFADYDTTVNFITSEELAANHSGMPHGGFVIRSGVTGEGSKQIAEFGLKLDSNPEFTASVLVAYARAAVRLKAEGSTGAKTVFDIPLGHLSPKSAETLRRELL from the coding sequence TTGAGTTCATTAATCAGAGTAGGGATTGTCGGCTATGGGAATCTGGGCAAAGGGGTGCAGCAGGCGATCCGGCAAAATCCGGATATGGAGCTGACAGCCATCTTTACCCGCAGAGATCCGCAGCAGCTAGCAGAGATCACGGGGGCTGCCACTGAGCATATCTCCGCCGCCGAGCAATATACAGATAAGATTGATGTCATGATTCTGTGCGGCGGATCGGCCACAGACCTACCGGAGCAGACACCGCAGCTCGCCAGACTGTTTAATACCGTTGACAGCTTCGATACCCATGCCAAAATTCCTGAATTCTTCTCAGAGGTCGATCAGGCGGCGCTTGCAGGGGGCACGGTAAGCGTGATTTCCACAGGCTGGGACCCGGGTATGTTCTCGATGAACCGGCTGCTGATGCAGTCCATTCTGCCGGAAGGCGAAGACTATACCTTCTGGGGCACCGGGGTCAGCCAGGGCCATTCCGATGCCATCCGCCGCGTTCCGGGCGTGAAGGCCGGTGTTCAGTACACGGTACCTGTCCAGGACGTTATTGACCGCATCCGTAGCGGAGAAACACCGCAGCTGTCCACCCGTGAGAAGCATCACCGGGAATGCTACGTGGTAGCAGAAGAAGGGGCGGATCATGCAGAGATTACCCGGCTCATCGTAGAAATGCCGAATTATTTCGCCGATTATGACACTACAGTAAATTTCATCACCTCCGAAGAGCTGGCAGCTAACCATTCCGGCATGCCGCACGGCGGCTTTGTCATCCGCAGCGGTGTTACCGGAGAGGGCAGCAAGCAGATTGCCGAATTCGGGCTGAAGCTGGACAGCAATCCTGAATTCACGGCCAGCGTGCTGGTTGCCTATGCCCGTGCAGCTGTCAGACTGAAGGCAGAAGGCAGCACAGGGGCCAAGACGGTATTTGATATCCCGCTTGGTCATCTGTCGCCGAAATCGGCGGAGACGCTGCGCCGCGAGCTGCTGTAG